The following proteins are encoded in a genomic region of Nicotiana sylvestris chromosome 4, ASM39365v2, whole genome shotgun sequence:
- the LOC104241296 gene encoding basic leucine zipper 43-like translates to MISSEAAAIHYFAPENNPSSFPTDFGFMHKNLPAFQYNTFLTNNNIQNYQASFPVQDFSQQPSCISSNSTSDESEEQQIRVIDERKQRRMVSNRESARRSRMRKQRHLDELWSQVLRLRTENQNLMNKLNQVTESHDRVIQENMQLKEEASDLRRMITDIQIDSPFHAFSDFDEVTCNTAHLKAESSNQSTK, encoded by the coding sequence ATGATTTCATCAGAGGCTGCAGCAATCCACTACTTTGCTCCAGAAAACAACCCCTCATCATTTCCTACTGATTTCGGCTTCATGCACAAAAACTTACCAGCATTCCAATACAACacattcttaacaaacaacaatATACAAAATTATCAGGCCTCTTTTCCTGTTCAAGACTTCAGCCAACAACCCTCATGCATCAGCAGTAACTCGACCTCTGATGAATCGGAGGAACAACAAATCAGAGTCATCGATGAACGAAAGCAAAGGAGAATGGTATCTAATAGGGAATCAGCTAGAAGATCAAGGATGAGGAAGCAGAGGCATCTTGATGAGCTATGGTCTCAAGTTCTTCGCCTTCGAACAGAGAATCAGAATCTGATGAATAAACTAAACCAAGTCACAGAATCTCATGACAGAGTCATTCAGGAGAATATGCAGCTCAAGGAAGAGGCTTCCGACCTTCGTCGGATGATTACTGACATTCAAATTGACAGTCCTTTCCATGCTTTCAGTGACTTCGACGAGGTTACGTGCAACACTGCTCATCTCAAGGCTGAATCATCAAACCAATCCACTAAATAG